A genomic segment from Hemitrygon akajei unplaced genomic scaffold, sHemAka1.3 Scf000196, whole genome shotgun sequence encodes:
- the LOC140724354 gene encoding NACHT, LRR and PYD domains-containing protein 3-like isoform X1 has product MDTDLNSAIFTFLSNCEDHQLFQLTRFYMERLEQAIEEGVEGVSFMLMGEDHFTGPEYHSVTELAEKGNRAGASKLLLDLVMEKGCGARRMMWESFVKLHHHLPKLSRILDEIQERGDGQFTYMDTEGGLSEVPKHLNDVRQKHMETLRTQTETLRVNTILMREKVKVFQLVDRYAELTVISTVRDRTLVEHEMLARGRDHEEWREKHLRGKLEKIRSDQLFKRSFVQKLKSSFFGNKSGISAVVAGVPGIGKTTMVQKIVYDWATGKIYQQFHFVFSFKFRDLNSINCRINLRDLILDQYPYFGNLLRKVWKNPEGLLFIFDGLDEFKHNIDFADSRRDTEPKHQCPDPEWWCEVSDIVYSLIQGKLLPGCSVLVTTRPTALHLLEKAEISVWAEILGFVGEERKEYFIRYFEDQTVAALVVKHVQENEILYTMSYNPSYCWILALALGSFFTQRVRDPQRVPKTITQLYSYYIYNILKNHGRETENPREVLLRVGQMGFRGVSEKKIVFTVEDLINYNLKPSQFLSGFLMELLEREDSARCVVYSFPHLIIQEFVAAVAQFLNPHPGDVRKFLTKAHNTTDGRFQVFLRFVAGLSSPMTARGLEEFLGPFPYQTTCRVIDWVKEEVKRQIGKTESEAGKRSLLNTLHYLFESQNRGLAQDTLGSVSRLSFSGMTLTPIDCTVLSHAIGLCDIMNCLDLENCYIQCEGIQRLGPGLHKCQELGLGGSELGDSGVKLVSAALRNPECKIQKLRLERVGLTDSGAEDLASALCTNPILTELNLRSNSLTDRSVPALRRLILSLPRLEWIWLCGNQFSFGGKHELKLLQEVRPGLALITNI; this is encoded by the exons atggacacag ATCTGAACTCCGCAATCTtcaccttcctgtcaaattgtgagGATCACCAACTGTTCCAGTTGACGAGATTCTATATGGAgcgactggagcaggcgattgaggagggtgtggagggagtcagCTTCATGTTAATGGGCGAGGATCACTTCACCGGGCCAGAGTATCAC agtGTGACTGAGCTTGCGGAGAAGGGAAACCGAgcgggcgcttccaaactcctcctggatctggtgatggagaagggctgCGGGGCCCGGAGgatgatgtgggaatcctttgtgaaactacatcaccatttaccgaagctgagcagaatattgGATGAAATACAGGAACGTG gtgACGGCCAGTTCACCTACATGGACACTGAGGGGGGTTTATCTGAAGTGCCCAAACATCTGAATG ATGTTCGACAGAAACACATGGAGACTCTGCGGACACAAAccgaaacactgagagtgaacacgatcctgatgcgggagaaggtgaaggttttccagctggttgatcgatacgctgagctcacggtcatttctactgttcgagatcggacactggtggaacacgagatgctggcaagaggcagagaccacgaggaatggagagagaaacatctccgtGGAAAACTGGAAAAAATCCGGAGTGATCAGTTATTCAAGAGGAGTTTTGTTCAAAAATTGAAAAGCTCTTTCTTTGGAAACAAATCCGGTATTTCCGCTgtagtggccggagtcccgggaatcgggaaaacaacaatggtacaaaaaattgtttatgactgggccacagggaaaatataccaacagttccattttgtcttcagtttcaaattccgggatttaaactccattaactgtagaataaacctgagggatctgattctggatcaatatccttactttgggaatttaCTGAgaaaggtctggaagaacccagagggattgctgtttatattcgatggtttggatgaattcaaacacaacatcgattttgcggacagtcggagagataccgaacccaagcaccagtgcccagatcccgagtggtggtgtgaagtgtctgacattgtgtacagtttaatccagggcaagctgctcccagggtgttctgtgctggtgaccacccgccccactgcattacatttattggaaaaggcggagatcagtgtctgggctgaaatcctgggatttgttggtgaggaaaggaaggaatatttcatcaggtattttgaagatcagacggtggcagcaCTTGTTGTCAAACACGTGCAGGAGAATGaaatcctgtacaccatgagctacaacccctcctactgctggatcctcgctttGGCACTGGGctccttcttcacacaaagagtcagggacccgcagcgagttcccaagacaaTCACTCAGTTATATTCCtattatatttacaacatcctgaaaaaccacggccgtgagactgagaacccccgtgaagtgttactcagggttggtcagatgggcTTCAGAGGCGTGTCCGAGAAGAAAATTGTATTTACTGTCGaggatttgatcaactacaatctgaAGCCTTCCCAATTCCtctccgggttcctgatggaacttttggaaagagaggattctgcccggtgTGTGGTGTACTCATTCCCACACCTCATCATCcaggagtttgtagctgcagtcgcacaattcctgaatccacatcctggGGATGTCCGGAAATTCCTCACTAAAGCCCACAACACAACAGATGGACGATTtcaggtatttctccgttttgttgctggtctctcctccccaatgacagctcggggcctggaggagtttctgggtccatttccttaCCAAAcgacctgccgggtgattgactgggtgaaggaggaggttaaacgccagattggaaaaacagagagtgaagctggtaaaaggagcctcctgaacacattgcactacctgtttgagtctcagaatcgtggactggctcaggacaCACTGGGATCTGTGTCAagactttcattcagtggaatgacactgaccccgattgactgcacAGTCTTGTCTCAtgccatcggactctgtgatataATGAATTGTCTCGACCTGGAGAACTgctacattcagtgtgaaggaatccagcggctgggacccgggctgcacaagtgccaggagttggg acttggggggagtgaactgggagattcaggagtgaaactggtgtctgcggctctgaggaacccggagtgtaaaatacagaaactgcg gctggagagagtcggtctcacagattctggtgccgaggatctcgcctccgctctctgtacaaacCCAatactgacggagctgaacctgagatcaaactctctgacagaccgttctgtccccgctctccgccgcctcatactgagcCTCCCGAGactggagtggatctg gctgtgtGGGAATCAGTTCAGTTTCGGCGGGAAGCATGAATTGAAGTTGCTGCAGGAAGTCAGACCCGGACTGGCATTGATCACGAACATCTGA
- the LOC140724354 gene encoding NACHT, LRR and PYD domains-containing protein 3-like isoform X2, whose product MERLEQAIEEGVEGVSFMLMGEDHFTGPEYHSVTELAEKGNRAGASKLLLDLVMEKGCGARRMMWESFVKLHHHLPKLSRILDEIQERGDGQFTYMDTEGGLSEVPKHLNDVRQKHMETLRTQTETLRVNTILMREKVKVFQLVDRYAELTVISTVRDRTLVEHEMLARGRDHEEWREKHLRGKLEKIRSDQLFKRSFVQKLKSSFFGNKSGISAVVAGVPGIGKTTMVQKIVYDWATGKIYQQFHFVFSFKFRDLNSINCRINLRDLILDQYPYFGNLLRKVWKNPEGLLFIFDGLDEFKHNIDFADSRRDTEPKHQCPDPEWWCEVSDIVYSLIQGKLLPGCSVLVTTRPTALHLLEKAEISVWAEILGFVGEERKEYFIRYFEDQTVAALVVKHVQENEILYTMSYNPSYCWILALALGSFFTQRVRDPQRVPKTITQLYSYYIYNILKNHGRETENPREVLLRVGQMGFRGVSEKKIVFTVEDLINYNLKPSQFLSGFLMELLEREDSARCVVYSFPHLIIQEFVAAVAQFLNPHPGDVRKFLTKAHNTTDGRFQVFLRFVAGLSSPMTARGLEEFLGPFPYQTTCRVIDWVKEEVKRQIGKTESEAGKRSLLNTLHYLFESQNRGLAQDTLGSVSRLSFSGMTLTPIDCTVLSHAIGLCDIMNCLDLENCYIQCEGIQRLGPGLHKCQELGLGGSELGDSGVKLVSAALRNPECKIQKLRLERVGLTDSGAEDLASALCTNPILTELNLRSNSLTDRSVPALRRLILSLPRLEWIWLCGNQFSFGGKHELKLLQEVRPGLALITNI is encoded by the exons ATGGAgcgactggagcaggcgattgaggagggtgtggagggagtcagCTTCATGTTAATGGGCGAGGATCACTTCACCGGGCCAGAGTATCAC agtGTGACTGAGCTTGCGGAGAAGGGAAACCGAgcgggcgcttccaaactcctcctggatctggtgatggagaagggctgCGGGGCCCGGAGgatgatgtgggaatcctttgtgaaactacatcaccatttaccgaagctgagcagaatattgGATGAAATACAGGAACGTG gtgACGGCCAGTTCACCTACATGGACACTGAGGGGGGTTTATCTGAAGTGCCCAAACATCTGAATG ATGTTCGACAGAAACACATGGAGACTCTGCGGACACAAAccgaaacactgagagtgaacacgatcctgatgcgggagaaggtgaaggttttccagctggttgatcgatacgctgagctcacggtcatttctactgttcgagatcggacactggtggaacacgagatgctggcaagaggcagagaccacgaggaatggagagagaaacatctccgtGGAAAACTGGAAAAAATCCGGAGTGATCAGTTATTCAAGAGGAGTTTTGTTCAAAAATTGAAAAGCTCTTTCTTTGGAAACAAATCCGGTATTTCCGCTgtagtggccggagtcccgggaatcgggaaaacaacaatggtacaaaaaattgtttatgactgggccacagggaaaatataccaacagttccattttgtcttcagtttcaaattccgggatttaaactccattaactgtagaataaacctgagggatctgattctggatcaatatccttactttgggaatttaCTGAgaaaggtctggaagaacccagagggattgctgtttatattcgatggtttggatgaattcaaacacaacatcgattttgcggacagtcggagagataccgaacccaagcaccagtgcccagatcccgagtggtggtgtgaagtgtctgacattgtgtacagtttaatccagggcaagctgctcccagggtgttctgtgctggtgaccacccgccccactgcattacatttattggaaaaggcggagatcagtgtctgggctgaaatcctgggatttgttggtgaggaaaggaaggaatatttcatcaggtattttgaagatcagacggtggcagcaCTTGTTGTCAAACACGTGCAGGAGAATGaaatcctgtacaccatgagctacaacccctcctactgctggatcctcgctttGGCACTGGGctccttcttcacacaaagagtcagggacccgcagcgagttcccaagacaaTCACTCAGTTATATTCCtattatatttacaacatcctgaaaaaccacggccgtgagactgagaacccccgtgaagtgttactcagggttggtcagatgggcTTCAGAGGCGTGTCCGAGAAGAAAATTGTATTTACTGTCGaggatttgatcaactacaatctgaAGCCTTCCCAATTCCtctccgggttcctgatggaacttttggaaagagaggattctgcccggtgTGTGGTGTACTCATTCCCACACCTCATCATCcaggagtttgtagctgcagtcgcacaattcctgaatccacatcctggGGATGTCCGGAAATTCCTCACTAAAGCCCACAACACAACAGATGGACGATTtcaggtatttctccgttttgttgctggtctctcctccccaatgacagctcggggcctggaggagtttctgggtccatttccttaCCAAAcgacctgccgggtgattgactgggtgaaggaggaggttaaacgccagattggaaaaacagagagtgaagctggtaaaaggagcctcctgaacacattgcactacctgtttgagtctcagaatcgtggactggctcaggacaCACTGGGATCTGTGTCAagactttcattcagtggaatgacactgaccccgattgactgcacAGTCTTGTCTCAtgccatcggactctgtgatataATGAATTGTCTCGACCTGGAGAACTgctacattcagtgtgaaggaatccagcggctgggacccgggctgcacaagtgccaggagttggg acttggggggagtgaactgggagattcaggagtgaaactggtgtctgcggctctgaggaacccggagtgtaaaatacagaaactgcg gctggagagagtcggtctcacagattctggtgccgaggatctcgcctccgctctctgtacaaacCCAatactgacggagctgaacctgagatcaaactctctgacagaccgttctgtccccgctctccgccgcctcatactgagcCTCCCGAGactggagtggatctg gctgtgtGGGAATCAGTTCAGTTTCGGCGGGAAGCATGAATTGAAGTTGCTGCAGGAAGTCAGACCCGGACTGGCATTGATCACGAACATCTGA
- the LOC140724354 gene encoding NACHT, LRR and PYD domains-containing protein 3-like isoform X3, which translates to MEKGCGARRMMWESFVKLHHHLPKLSRILDEIQERGDGQFTYMDTEGGLSEVPKHLNDVRQKHMETLRTQTETLRVNTILMREKVKVFQLVDRYAELTVISTVRDRTLVEHEMLARGRDHEEWREKHLRGKLEKIRSDQLFKRSFVQKLKSSFFGNKSGISAVVAGVPGIGKTTMVQKIVYDWATGKIYQQFHFVFSFKFRDLNSINCRINLRDLILDQYPYFGNLLRKVWKNPEGLLFIFDGLDEFKHNIDFADSRRDTEPKHQCPDPEWWCEVSDIVYSLIQGKLLPGCSVLVTTRPTALHLLEKAEISVWAEILGFVGEERKEYFIRYFEDQTVAALVVKHVQENEILYTMSYNPSYCWILALALGSFFTQRVRDPQRVPKTITQLYSYYIYNILKNHGRETENPREVLLRVGQMGFRGVSEKKIVFTVEDLINYNLKPSQFLSGFLMELLEREDSARCVVYSFPHLIIQEFVAAVAQFLNPHPGDVRKFLTKAHNTTDGRFQVFLRFVAGLSSPMTARGLEEFLGPFPYQTTCRVIDWVKEEVKRQIGKTESEAGKRSLLNTLHYLFESQNRGLAQDTLGSVSRLSFSGMTLTPIDCTVLSHAIGLCDIMNCLDLENCYIQCEGIQRLGPGLHKCQELGLGGSELGDSGVKLVSAALRNPECKIQKLRLERVGLTDSGAEDLASALCTNPILTELNLRSNSLTDRSVPALRRLILSLPRLEWIWLCGNQFSFGGKHELKLLQEVRPGLALITNI; encoded by the exons atggagaagggctgCGGGGCCCGGAGgatgatgtgggaatcctttgtgaaactacatcaccatttaccgaagctgagcagaatattgGATGAAATACAGGAACGTG gtgACGGCCAGTTCACCTACATGGACACTGAGGGGGGTTTATCTGAAGTGCCCAAACATCTGAATG ATGTTCGACAGAAACACATGGAGACTCTGCGGACACAAAccgaaacactgagagtgaacacgatcctgatgcgggagaaggtgaaggttttccagctggttgatcgatacgctgagctcacggtcatttctactgttcgagatcggacactggtggaacacgagatgctggcaagaggcagagaccacgaggaatggagagagaaacatctccgtGGAAAACTGGAAAAAATCCGGAGTGATCAGTTATTCAAGAGGAGTTTTGTTCAAAAATTGAAAAGCTCTTTCTTTGGAAACAAATCCGGTATTTCCGCTgtagtggccggagtcccgggaatcgggaaaacaacaatggtacaaaaaattgtttatgactgggccacagggaaaatataccaacagttccattttgtcttcagtttcaaattccgggatttaaactccattaactgtagaataaacctgagggatctgattctggatcaatatccttactttgggaatttaCTGAgaaaggtctggaagaacccagagggattgctgtttatattcgatggtttggatgaattcaaacacaacatcgattttgcggacagtcggagagataccgaacccaagcaccagtgcccagatcccgagtggtggtgtgaagtgtctgacattgtgtacagtttaatccagggcaagctgctcccagggtgttctgtgctggtgaccacccgccccactgcattacatttattggaaaaggcggagatcagtgtctgggctgaaatcctgggatttgttggtgaggaaaggaaggaatatttcatcaggtattttgaagatcagacggtggcagcaCTTGTTGTCAAACACGTGCAGGAGAATGaaatcctgtacaccatgagctacaacccctcctactgctggatcctcgctttGGCACTGGGctccttcttcacacaaagagtcagggacccgcagcgagttcccaagacaaTCACTCAGTTATATTCCtattatatttacaacatcctgaaaaaccacggccgtgagactgagaacccccgtgaagtgttactcagggttggtcagatgggcTTCAGAGGCGTGTCCGAGAAGAAAATTGTATTTACTGTCGaggatttgatcaactacaatctgaAGCCTTCCCAATTCCtctccgggttcctgatggaacttttggaaagagaggattctgcccggtgTGTGGTGTACTCATTCCCACACCTCATCATCcaggagtttgtagctgcagtcgcacaattcctgaatccacatcctggGGATGTCCGGAAATTCCTCACTAAAGCCCACAACACAACAGATGGACGATTtcaggtatttctccgttttgttgctggtctctcctccccaatgacagctcggggcctggaggagtttctgggtccatttccttaCCAAAcgacctgccgggtgattgactgggtgaaggaggaggttaaacgccagattggaaaaacagagagtgaagctggtaaaaggagcctcctgaacacattgcactacctgtttgagtctcagaatcgtggactggctcaggacaCACTGGGATCTGTGTCAagactttcattcagtggaatgacactgaccccgattgactgcacAGTCTTGTCTCAtgccatcggactctgtgatataATGAATTGTCTCGACCTGGAGAACTgctacattcagtgtgaaggaatccagcggctgggacccgggctgcacaagtgccaggagttggg acttggggggagtgaactgggagattcaggagtgaaactggtgtctgcggctctgaggaacccggagtgtaaaatacagaaactgcg gctggagagagtcggtctcacagattctggtgccgaggatctcgcctccgctctctgtacaaacCCAatactgacggagctgaacctgagatcaaactctctgacagaccgttctgtccccgctctccgccgcctcatactgagcCTCCCGAGactggagtggatctg gctgtgtGGGAATCAGTTCAGTTTCGGCGGGAAGCATGAATTGAAGTTGCTGCAGGAAGTCAGACCCGGACTGGCATTGATCACGAACATCTGA